One window of Saccharopolyspora phatthalungensis genomic DNA carries:
- a CDS encoding aldehyde dehydrogenase (NADP(+)) codes for MTATERIPDTTQAELDTVLQRAADAADAFGAQSPATRARQLVAVADALDAASGELVPLAIAESNLSEGRLTGELKRTTFQLRLFAEVLDEGGYLQATLDRADAGFALGAKPDLRRILQPVGPVLVFAASNFPFAFSVAGGDTASALAAGCPVVLKGHPGHPQLSVRTGEIIIKALQSAGAPDGAFSVVLGFEVGTAALQDPRIKAAAFTGSVPGGRALFDIASSRPTPIPFFGELGSINPVFVTPSAVRARGEEIAKGYVTSYSGNAGQLCTKPGLLFLPADHGLDDVLAAESKAVAAHRLLNERLHEGYCGRRATVTKAPGVRVLAEGSVDDGAVPTLLATDVDTLLANREALLEEVFGPLSIVVTYSSEDEARRAAEAFEGNLTATLHAEAEDTEFAATLVNRLRERAGRVLFNGWPTGVAVSPAMQHGGPYPATTDARFTSVGTASIDRFLRPVTYQNVPQDLLPTALRDDNPWGIPQTIHEPK; via the coding sequence GCCCGCCAGCTGGTCGCCGTCGCCGACGCGCTCGACGCCGCGAGCGGTGAACTGGTGCCGCTGGCCATCGCCGAATCCAACCTGTCCGAAGGGCGGCTGACCGGCGAGCTCAAGCGCACCACCTTCCAGCTCCGGCTGTTCGCCGAGGTACTCGACGAAGGCGGCTACCTGCAGGCCACCCTGGACCGCGCCGACGCCGGTTTCGCGTTGGGTGCCAAGCCGGATCTGCGCCGGATCCTGCAGCCCGTGGGCCCGGTGCTGGTGTTCGCGGCGAGCAACTTCCCGTTCGCCTTCTCCGTCGCCGGCGGCGACACCGCCTCGGCGCTCGCGGCGGGCTGCCCGGTGGTGCTCAAGGGCCACCCCGGGCACCCGCAATTGTCGGTGCGCACCGGCGAGATCATCATCAAGGCGCTGCAGTCCGCCGGTGCGCCGGACGGCGCGTTCAGCGTTGTGCTCGGTTTCGAAGTCGGCACGGCGGCGCTGCAGGACCCGCGGATCAAGGCCGCGGCGTTCACCGGGTCGGTCCCGGGCGGTCGCGCGCTGTTCGACATCGCCAGCTCGCGACCCACCCCGATTCCGTTCTTCGGCGAACTCGGCAGTATCAACCCGGTTTTCGTCACCCCCAGCGCGGTCCGCGCCCGCGGCGAGGAGATCGCCAAGGGCTACGTGACGTCGTACTCCGGCAACGCCGGGCAGCTGTGCACGAAGCCGGGGCTGCTGTTCCTGCCTGCCGACCACGGCCTCGACGACGTGCTCGCCGCCGAGTCCAAGGCGGTGGCGGCGCATCGGCTGCTCAACGAGCGGCTGCACGAGGGCTACTGCGGGCGACGGGCCACCGTCACCAAGGCGCCGGGCGTCCGGGTGCTGGCCGAAGGCAGCGTCGACGACGGCGCGGTGCCAACGTTGCTGGCCACCGACGTCGACACCCTGCTGGCGAACCGCGAGGCGCTGCTGGAGGAGGTCTTCGGCCCGCTGTCCATTGTGGTCACCTACTCCTCGGAGGACGAGGCGCGGCGGGCAGCGGAGGCGTTCGAAGGCAACCTCACCGCAACCCTGCACGCCGAAGCCGAGGACACGGAGTTCGCGGCAACCCTGGTGAACCGCTTGCGCGAGCGCGCGGGGCGAGTGCTGTTCAACGGCTGGCCCACGGGTGTCGCGGTGTCCCCGGCAATGCAGCACGGCGGCCCATACCCGGCGACGACGGATGCCCGCTTCACGTCCGTGGGCACGGCGTCGATCGACCGATTCCTGCGCCCGGTGACCTACCAGAACGTCCCGCAGGACCTTCTGCCGACGGCCCTGCGCGACGACAACCCGTGGGGCATCCCGCAAACCATCCACGAACCCAAGTGA